Proteins found in one Limanda limanda chromosome 18, fLimLim1.1, whole genome shotgun sequence genomic segment:
- the LOC133024694 gene encoding uncharacterized protein LOC133024694, producing the protein MDEIKRIKMSLHLLLLLIPFTVLAVPSSYIFIRAGAEVTLPFDNVRDDHVNCGATEWFFVDSEGIGGGRLFVNRQLNTSVISKSKADRLRLAANCSLVIREVTAEDAGQYECRQSNLTTQRHEDHLFFISVVNVTEQKRTDEVTLSCSVSTCRGCFLTVKWLFMNMVVTENNKDLKKSQSYHLANVSFSKSHFDHKMKNYSSLTCKVKHGDKEEKFSFIPPSSEGENKPDPGNKEMTTDWWWYIRLVVGFASIVTLVVILIRCRRNKIQGGDVAVAFSTVAAPSSSTGASADPSSLCENVTIIQ; encoded by the exons atggatgaaatcaaacggattaaaatgtctttacatctgctcctgctgctgattCCGTTTACAG tgctCGCTGTCCCATCTTCCTACATCTtcatcagagctggagctgaagtcacTTTGCCTTTTGACAATGTGAGAGATGATCATGTGAACTGTGGAGCTACTGAGTGGTTCTTCGTTGATTCAGAGGGGATTGGAGGAGGAAGACTGTTTGTAAACAGGCAGCTCAACACATCTGTGATTTCCAAATCTAAAGCAGACAGACTACGTCTTGCTGCAAACTGTTCTCTGGTTATTAGGGAGGTCACAGCTGAAGATGCTGGTCAATACGAATGCAGACAGTCTAACCTGacaacacaaagacatgaagatcatctgttttttatctctgttgtcaacG TGACTGAGCAGAAGAGAACTGATGAGGTGAcgttgagctgctctgtgtcgACATGTAGAGGCTGTTTCCTCACAGTGAAGTGGCTGTTTATGAATATGGttgtgactgaaaacaacaaagacctgAAGAAATCACAGTCTTACCACTTGGCCAATGTGAGCTTCTCAAAATCCCATTTTGATCACAAGATGAAGAACTATAGCTCATTAACATGTAAAGTGAAGCATGGTgacaaagaggaaaagttttccttcatccctccgtcatcag aAGGAGAGAACAAACCAGATCCAGGAAACAAAGAGATGACCACAG ATTGGTGGTGGTACATTCGTCTGGTTGTGGGTTTTGCATCAATCGTAACATTGGTTGTGATTCTCATCAGATGCAGAAGAAACAAG ATCCAGGGTGGTGATGTTGCAGTGGCCTTCAGCACTGTGgcagctccctcctcttctactggaGCCTCAGCTGATCCCAGCAGCCTCTGTGAGAACGTCACAATCATACAATAG